One window of the Oncorhynchus gorbuscha isolate QuinsamMale2020 ecotype Even-year linkage group LG17, OgorEven_v1.0, whole genome shotgun sequence genome contains the following:
- the mark3a gene encoding MAP/microtubule affinity-regulating kinase 3a isoform X11, with amino-acid sequence MSTKTPLPTVNEKEAESHTAHSNGRQEVTTRSVRSGVRTRNSGADEQPHVGNYRLLKTIGKGNFAKVKLARHILTGREVAIKIIDKTQLNPNSLQKLFREVRIMKLLNHPNIVKLFEVIETERTLYLVMEYASGGEVFDYLVAHGRMKEKEARAKFRQIVSAVQYCHQKHIVHRDLKAENLLLDADMNIKIADFGFSNEFTMGNKLDTFCGSPPYAAPELFQGKKYDGPEVDVWSLGVILYTLVSGSLPFDGQNLKELRERVLRGKYRIPFYMSTDCENLLKRFLVLNPAKRGTFEVRDDSENQIMKDRWINVGSEEDELKPFVEPEQDITDQKRIDVMVGMGFSPEEIQESLAKMKYDEITATYLLLGRKSSELEPSESTSSSNLSLAKPRPTSELNGQSPSHLKVQRNISSNQKQRRYSDQVGQNVPQGSGYPKRSQTSTAENNIKEEGGVQLRKPNTPGGRSVPPSSPLLGNANNPNKADIPNGKKGVTPVPNNNTGSGGMTRRNTYVCSDKNATDRLSVIPNGKEKSVAVSPGQRNPVVSTHSITSATTPDRLRFPRGTASRSTFHGGQLREHRTATYNGPPASPTLSDDAAHLTQTRSRGSSNLFSKLTSKLTRRNMSFRFTKRVSIDPAKRQTAKSGPAIPSSQGAKTLKSQPSLRETGDLRAQVAMYLGIRKGKVKTVNPAPSDSLGV; translated from the exons ATGTCAACAAAAACTCCACTACCTACGGTCAATGAGAAAGAGGCGGAAAGC cATACGGCTCACAGCAATGGGCGCCAGGAAGTCACCACGCGCTCTGTCCGCTCGGGAGTCCGCACCCGAAACTCTGGTGCCGACGAGCAGCCTCATGTGGGGAACTATCGGCTCCTGAAGACCATTGGGAAGGGCAACTTCGCCAAGGTCAAGCTGGCCCGCCATATCCTCACTggcagagag GTGGCAATAAAGATCATCGACAAGACACAACTAAACCCAAACAGCCTTCAAAAG CTCTTCAGAGAAGTAAGAATAATGAAGCTTTTAAACCACCCAAATATAG TCAAGTTGTTTGAGGTGATCGAGACCGAGAGGACGCTGTACCTGGTGATGGAGTATGCCAGTGGAG GAGAGGTCTTTGACTACCTTGTTGCACACGGAAGGATGAAAGAAAAAGAGGCCAGGGCTAAATTTAGACAG ATCGTATCTGCTGTGCAGTACTGCCACCAGAAGCACATTGTCCATAGAGACCTGAAG GCAGAAAACCTGCTGTTGGATGCAGACATGAACATTAAGATAGCAGACTTTGGTTTCAGTAATGAGTTCACCATGGGGAACAAGCTGGACACGTTCTGTGGCTCCCCACCCTACGCCGCCCCGGAGCTGTTTCAGGGGAAGAAGTACGACGGGCCCGAGGTGGACGTCTGGAGCCTAGGGGTCATCCTTTACACCCTGGTCAGCGGCTCGCTGCCCTTCGATGGGCAGAACCTCAAG gagcTCAGGGAGCGGGTTCTAAGGGGAAAATATCGTATCCCCTTCTACATGTCCACAGATTGCGAGAACCTCCTCAAGCGCTTCCTAGTGCTCAACCCGGCCAAGCGGGGGACTTTCGAGGTGAGGGACGACAGCGAAAAT CAAATCATGAAGGACCGCTGGATCAACGTGGGATCGGAGGAGGACGAGCTTAAGCCTTTTGTAGAACCAGAACAGGACATCACGGATCAGAAGAGAATAG ATGTAATGGTGGGGATGGGCTTCTCTCCAGAGGAGATCCAGGAGTCTCTGGCCAAGATGAAGTATGATGAGATCACTGCCACCTACCTGCTGCTTGGGAGGAAGTCTTCTGAG CTGGAACCCAGTGAGTCAACCTCCAGTAGCAACCTGTCCCTGGCCAAGCCCCGGCCCACCAGCGAGCTCAATGGCCAGTCTCCCTCCCACCTCAAAGTCCAGCGGAACATCTCCTCCAACCAGAAACAGAGACGCTACAGTGACCAGG tgggtcagaatgtTCCCCAAGGGTCCGGATACCCCAAGAGGAGCCAGACCAGCACGGCCGAAAACAACAtcaaagaggagggaggggtgcagCTACGCAAACCCAACACCCCCGGCGGGCGCAGTGTCCCCCCCTCCAGTCCCCTGCTGGGGAACGCCAACAACCCCAACAAAGCTGATATTCCCAATGGCAAGAAGGGTGTTACCCCCGTCCCCAAT AATAACACTGGCTCAGGCGGGATGACAAGGAGAAATACGTACGTGTGCAGCGACAAGAACGCTACGGACCGGCTCTCTGTCATTCCCAATGGGAAGGAGAAAAG TGTGGCCGTGTCTCCTGGCCAGCGGAACCCTGTGGTGTCCACCCACAGCATCACCAGCGCCACCACGCCCGACAGACTACGTTTCCCACGAGGCACAGCGAGCCGCAGCACCTTCCACGGCGGCCAGCTGAGGGAGCACCGCACGGCCACCTACAATGGGCCCCCAGCCTCACCCACGCTGTCCGACGACGCCGCGCACCTTACCCAGACTCGCAGCCGCGGCTCCAGCAACCTCTTCTCCAAACTCACCTCCAAACTCACCCGCAG aaacatgtcattcAGGTTTACCAAAAG GGTCAGTATTGACCCGGCCAAACGGCAGACGGCCAAATCAGGGCCTGCCATCCCTTCTTCCCAGGGAGCAAAGACTCTTA AGTCTCAACCGAGTTTGAGAGAAACGGGAGATTTGAGGGCTCAAG TCGCAATGTACCTGGGGATCAGAAAGGGGAAAGTAAAGACGGTAAACCCCGCTCCCTCAGATTCACTTGGAGTATGA
- the mark3a gene encoding MAP/microtubule affinity-regulating kinase 3a isoform X12, translated as MSTKTPLPTVNEKEAESHTAHSNGRQEVTTRSVRSGVRTRNSGADEQPHVGNYRLLKTIGKGNFAKVKLARHILTGREVAIKIIDKTQLNPNSLQKLFREVRIMKLLNHPNIVKLFEVIETERTLYLVMEYASGGEVFDYLVAHGRMKEKEARAKFRQIVSAVQYCHQKHIVHRDLKAENLLLDADMNIKIADFGFSNEFTMGNKLDTFCGSPPYAAPELFQGKKYDGPEVDVWSLGVILYTLVSGSLPFDGQNLKELRERVLRGKYRIPFYMSTDCENLLKRFLVLNPAKRGTFEVRDDSENQIMKDRWINVGSEEDELKPFVEPEQDITDQKRIDVMVGMGFSPEEIQESLAKMKYDEITATYLLLGRKSSELEPSESTSSSNLSLAKPRPTSELNGQSPSHLKVQRNISSNQKQRRYSDQVGQNVPQGSGYPKRSQTSTAENNIKEEGGVQLRKPNTPGGRSVPPSSPLLGNANNPNKADIPNGKKGVTPVPNNNTGSGGMTRRNTYVCSDKNATDRLSVIPNGKEKSVAVSPGQRNPVVSTHSITSATTPDRLRFPRGTASRSTFHGGQLREHRTATYNGPPASPTLSDDAAHLTQTRSRGSSNLFSKLTSKLTRRVSIDPAKRQTAKSGPAIPSSQGAKTLKSQPSLRETGDLRAQVAMYLGIRKGKVKTVNPAPSDSLGV; from the exons ATGTCAACAAAAACTCCACTACCTACGGTCAATGAGAAAGAGGCGGAAAGC cATACGGCTCACAGCAATGGGCGCCAGGAAGTCACCACGCGCTCTGTCCGCTCGGGAGTCCGCACCCGAAACTCTGGTGCCGACGAGCAGCCTCATGTGGGGAACTATCGGCTCCTGAAGACCATTGGGAAGGGCAACTTCGCCAAGGTCAAGCTGGCCCGCCATATCCTCACTggcagagag GTGGCAATAAAGATCATCGACAAGACACAACTAAACCCAAACAGCCTTCAAAAG CTCTTCAGAGAAGTAAGAATAATGAAGCTTTTAAACCACCCAAATATAG TCAAGTTGTTTGAGGTGATCGAGACCGAGAGGACGCTGTACCTGGTGATGGAGTATGCCAGTGGAG GAGAGGTCTTTGACTACCTTGTTGCACACGGAAGGATGAAAGAAAAAGAGGCCAGGGCTAAATTTAGACAG ATCGTATCTGCTGTGCAGTACTGCCACCAGAAGCACATTGTCCATAGAGACCTGAAG GCAGAAAACCTGCTGTTGGATGCAGACATGAACATTAAGATAGCAGACTTTGGTTTCAGTAATGAGTTCACCATGGGGAACAAGCTGGACACGTTCTGTGGCTCCCCACCCTACGCCGCCCCGGAGCTGTTTCAGGGGAAGAAGTACGACGGGCCCGAGGTGGACGTCTGGAGCCTAGGGGTCATCCTTTACACCCTGGTCAGCGGCTCGCTGCCCTTCGATGGGCAGAACCTCAAG gagcTCAGGGAGCGGGTTCTAAGGGGAAAATATCGTATCCCCTTCTACATGTCCACAGATTGCGAGAACCTCCTCAAGCGCTTCCTAGTGCTCAACCCGGCCAAGCGGGGGACTTTCGAGGTGAGGGACGACAGCGAAAAT CAAATCATGAAGGACCGCTGGATCAACGTGGGATCGGAGGAGGACGAGCTTAAGCCTTTTGTAGAACCAGAACAGGACATCACGGATCAGAAGAGAATAG ATGTAATGGTGGGGATGGGCTTCTCTCCAGAGGAGATCCAGGAGTCTCTGGCCAAGATGAAGTATGATGAGATCACTGCCACCTACCTGCTGCTTGGGAGGAAGTCTTCTGAG CTGGAACCCAGTGAGTCAACCTCCAGTAGCAACCTGTCCCTGGCCAAGCCCCGGCCCACCAGCGAGCTCAATGGCCAGTCTCCCTCCCACCTCAAAGTCCAGCGGAACATCTCCTCCAACCAGAAACAGAGACGCTACAGTGACCAGG tgggtcagaatgtTCCCCAAGGGTCCGGATACCCCAAGAGGAGCCAGACCAGCACGGCCGAAAACAACAtcaaagaggagggaggggtgcagCTACGCAAACCCAACACCCCCGGCGGGCGCAGTGTCCCCCCCTCCAGTCCCCTGCTGGGGAACGCCAACAACCCCAACAAAGCTGATATTCCCAATGGCAAGAAGGGTGTTACCCCCGTCCCCAAT AATAACACTGGCTCAGGCGGGATGACAAGGAGAAATACGTACGTGTGCAGCGACAAGAACGCTACGGACCGGCTCTCTGTCATTCCCAATGGGAAGGAGAAAAG TGTGGCCGTGTCTCCTGGCCAGCGGAACCCTGTGGTGTCCACCCACAGCATCACCAGCGCCACCACGCCCGACAGACTACGTTTCCCACGAGGCACAGCGAGCCGCAGCACCTTCCACGGCGGCCAGCTGAGGGAGCACCGCACGGCCACCTACAATGGGCCCCCAGCCTCACCCACGCTGTCCGACGACGCCGCGCACCTTACCCAGACTCGCAGCCGCGGCTCCAGCAACCTCTTCTCCAAACTCACCTCCAAACTCACCCGCAG GGTCAGTATTGACCCGGCCAAACGGCAGACGGCCAAATCAGGGCCTGCCATCCCTTCTTCCCAGGGAGCAAAGACTCTTA AGTCTCAACCGAGTTTGAGAGAAACGGGAGATTTGAGGGCTCAAG TCGCAATGTACCTGGGGATCAGAAAGGGGAAAGTAAAGACGGTAAACCCCGCTCCCTCAGATTCACTTGGAGTATGA
- the mark3a gene encoding MAP/microtubule affinity-regulating kinase 3a isoform X13: protein MSTKTPLPTVNEKEAESHTAHSNGRQEVTTRSVRSGVRTRNSGADEQPHVGNYRLLKTIGKGNFAKVKLARHILTGREVAIKIIDKTQLNPNSLQKLFREVRIMKLLNHPNIVKLFEVIETERTLYLVMEYASGGEVFDYLVAHGRMKEKEARAKFRQIVSAVQYCHQKHIVHRDLKAENLLLDADMNIKIADFGFSNEFTMGNKLDTFCGSPPYAAPELFQGKKYDGPEVDVWSLGVILYTLVSGSLPFDGQNLKELRERVLRGKYRIPFYMSTDCENLLKRFLVLNPAKRGTFEVRDDSENQIMKDRWINVGSEEDELKPFVEPEQDITDQKRIDVMVGMGFSPEEIQESLAKMKYDEITATYLLLGRKSSELEPSESTSSSNLSLAKPRPTSELNGQSPSHLKVQRNISSNQKQRRYSDQVGQNVPQGSGYPKRSQTSTAENNIKEEGGVQLRKPNTPGGRSVPPSSPLLGNANNPNKADIPNGKKGVTPVPNNNTGSGGMTRRNTYVCSDKNATDRLSVIPNGKEKSVAVSPGQRNPVVSTHSITSATTPDRLRFPRGTASRSTFHGGQLREHRTATYNGPPASPTLSDDAAHLTQTRSRGSSNLFSKLTSKLTRRNMSFRFTKRVSIDPAKRQTAKSGPAIPSSQGAKTLKRKISKVIGSRRWRPKSLNRV from the exons ATGTCAACAAAAACTCCACTACCTACGGTCAATGAGAAAGAGGCGGAAAGC cATACGGCTCACAGCAATGGGCGCCAGGAAGTCACCACGCGCTCTGTCCGCTCGGGAGTCCGCACCCGAAACTCTGGTGCCGACGAGCAGCCTCATGTGGGGAACTATCGGCTCCTGAAGACCATTGGGAAGGGCAACTTCGCCAAGGTCAAGCTGGCCCGCCATATCCTCACTggcagagag GTGGCAATAAAGATCATCGACAAGACACAACTAAACCCAAACAGCCTTCAAAAG CTCTTCAGAGAAGTAAGAATAATGAAGCTTTTAAACCACCCAAATATAG TCAAGTTGTTTGAGGTGATCGAGACCGAGAGGACGCTGTACCTGGTGATGGAGTATGCCAGTGGAG GAGAGGTCTTTGACTACCTTGTTGCACACGGAAGGATGAAAGAAAAAGAGGCCAGGGCTAAATTTAGACAG ATCGTATCTGCTGTGCAGTACTGCCACCAGAAGCACATTGTCCATAGAGACCTGAAG GCAGAAAACCTGCTGTTGGATGCAGACATGAACATTAAGATAGCAGACTTTGGTTTCAGTAATGAGTTCACCATGGGGAACAAGCTGGACACGTTCTGTGGCTCCCCACCCTACGCCGCCCCGGAGCTGTTTCAGGGGAAGAAGTACGACGGGCCCGAGGTGGACGTCTGGAGCCTAGGGGTCATCCTTTACACCCTGGTCAGCGGCTCGCTGCCCTTCGATGGGCAGAACCTCAAG gagcTCAGGGAGCGGGTTCTAAGGGGAAAATATCGTATCCCCTTCTACATGTCCACAGATTGCGAGAACCTCCTCAAGCGCTTCCTAGTGCTCAACCCGGCCAAGCGGGGGACTTTCGAGGTGAGGGACGACAGCGAAAAT CAAATCATGAAGGACCGCTGGATCAACGTGGGATCGGAGGAGGACGAGCTTAAGCCTTTTGTAGAACCAGAACAGGACATCACGGATCAGAAGAGAATAG ATGTAATGGTGGGGATGGGCTTCTCTCCAGAGGAGATCCAGGAGTCTCTGGCCAAGATGAAGTATGATGAGATCACTGCCACCTACCTGCTGCTTGGGAGGAAGTCTTCTGAG CTGGAACCCAGTGAGTCAACCTCCAGTAGCAACCTGTCCCTGGCCAAGCCCCGGCCCACCAGCGAGCTCAATGGCCAGTCTCCCTCCCACCTCAAAGTCCAGCGGAACATCTCCTCCAACCAGAAACAGAGACGCTACAGTGACCAGG tgggtcagaatgtTCCCCAAGGGTCCGGATACCCCAAGAGGAGCCAGACCAGCACGGCCGAAAACAACAtcaaagaggagggaggggtgcagCTACGCAAACCCAACACCCCCGGCGGGCGCAGTGTCCCCCCCTCCAGTCCCCTGCTGGGGAACGCCAACAACCCCAACAAAGCTGATATTCCCAATGGCAAGAAGGGTGTTACCCCCGTCCCCAAT AATAACACTGGCTCAGGCGGGATGACAAGGAGAAATACGTACGTGTGCAGCGACAAGAACGCTACGGACCGGCTCTCTGTCATTCCCAATGGGAAGGAGAAAAG TGTGGCCGTGTCTCCTGGCCAGCGGAACCCTGTGGTGTCCACCCACAGCATCACCAGCGCCACCACGCCCGACAGACTACGTTTCCCACGAGGCACAGCGAGCCGCAGCACCTTCCACGGCGGCCAGCTGAGGGAGCACCGCACGGCCACCTACAATGGGCCCCCAGCCTCACCCACGCTGTCCGACGACGCCGCGCACCTTACCCAGACTCGCAGCCGCGGCTCCAGCAACCTCTTCTCCAAACTCACCTCCAAACTCACCCGCAG aaacatgtcattcAGGTTTACCAAAAG GGTCAGTATTGACCCGGCCAAACGGCAGACGGCCAAATCAGGGCCTGCCATCCCTTCTTCCCAGGGAGCAAAGACTCTTA AGCGGAAGATATCGAAAGTTATAGGAAGTCGCAGATGGAGACCTAAA AGTCTCAACCGAGTTTGA
- the mark3a gene encoding MAP/microtubule affinity-regulating kinase 3a isoform X10, with amino-acid sequence MSTKTPLPTVNEKEAESHTAHSNGRQEVTTRSVRSGVRTRNSGADEQPHVGNYRLLKTIGKGNFAKVKLARHILTGREVAIKIIDKTQLNPNSLQKLFREVRIMKLLNHPNIVKLFEVIETERTLYLVMEYASGGEVFDYLVAHGRMKEKEARAKFRQIVSAVQYCHQKHIVHRDLKAENLLLDADMNIKIADFGFSNEFTMGNKLDTFCGSPPYAAPELFQGKKYDGPEVDVWSLGVILYTLVSGSLPFDGQNLKELRERVLRGKYRIPFYMSTDCENLLKRFLVLNPAKRGTFEVRDDSENQIMKDRWINVGSEEDELKPFVEPEQDITDQKRIDVMVGMGFSPEEIQESLAKMKYDEITATYLLLGRKSSELEPSESTSSSNLSLAKPRPTSELNGQSPSHLKVQRNISSNQKQRRYSDQVGQNVPQGSGYPKRSQTSTAENNIKEEGGVQLRKPNTPGGRSVPPSSPLLGNANNPNKADIPNGKKGVTPVPNNNTGSGGMTRRNTYVCSDKNATDRLSVIPNGKEKSVAVSPGQRNPVVSTHSITSATTPDRLRFPRGTASRSTFHGGQLREHRTATYNGPPASPTLSDDAAHLTQTRSRGSSNLFSKLTSKLTRRVSIDPAKRQTAKSGPAIPSSQGAKTLKRKISKVIGSRRWRPKVRDHFNPYVPTRVRLNFVCQSSVWREQTHIQHGYMVTFPSL; translated from the exons ATGTCAACAAAAACTCCACTACCTACGGTCAATGAGAAAGAGGCGGAAAGC cATACGGCTCACAGCAATGGGCGCCAGGAAGTCACCACGCGCTCTGTCCGCTCGGGAGTCCGCACCCGAAACTCTGGTGCCGACGAGCAGCCTCATGTGGGGAACTATCGGCTCCTGAAGACCATTGGGAAGGGCAACTTCGCCAAGGTCAAGCTGGCCCGCCATATCCTCACTggcagagag GTGGCAATAAAGATCATCGACAAGACACAACTAAACCCAAACAGCCTTCAAAAG CTCTTCAGAGAAGTAAGAATAATGAAGCTTTTAAACCACCCAAATATAG TCAAGTTGTTTGAGGTGATCGAGACCGAGAGGACGCTGTACCTGGTGATGGAGTATGCCAGTGGAG GAGAGGTCTTTGACTACCTTGTTGCACACGGAAGGATGAAAGAAAAAGAGGCCAGGGCTAAATTTAGACAG ATCGTATCTGCTGTGCAGTACTGCCACCAGAAGCACATTGTCCATAGAGACCTGAAG GCAGAAAACCTGCTGTTGGATGCAGACATGAACATTAAGATAGCAGACTTTGGTTTCAGTAATGAGTTCACCATGGGGAACAAGCTGGACACGTTCTGTGGCTCCCCACCCTACGCCGCCCCGGAGCTGTTTCAGGGGAAGAAGTACGACGGGCCCGAGGTGGACGTCTGGAGCCTAGGGGTCATCCTTTACACCCTGGTCAGCGGCTCGCTGCCCTTCGATGGGCAGAACCTCAAG gagcTCAGGGAGCGGGTTCTAAGGGGAAAATATCGTATCCCCTTCTACATGTCCACAGATTGCGAGAACCTCCTCAAGCGCTTCCTAGTGCTCAACCCGGCCAAGCGGGGGACTTTCGAGGTGAGGGACGACAGCGAAAAT CAAATCATGAAGGACCGCTGGATCAACGTGGGATCGGAGGAGGACGAGCTTAAGCCTTTTGTAGAACCAGAACAGGACATCACGGATCAGAAGAGAATAG ATGTAATGGTGGGGATGGGCTTCTCTCCAGAGGAGATCCAGGAGTCTCTGGCCAAGATGAAGTATGATGAGATCACTGCCACCTACCTGCTGCTTGGGAGGAAGTCTTCTGAG CTGGAACCCAGTGAGTCAACCTCCAGTAGCAACCTGTCCCTGGCCAAGCCCCGGCCCACCAGCGAGCTCAATGGCCAGTCTCCCTCCCACCTCAAAGTCCAGCGGAACATCTCCTCCAACCAGAAACAGAGACGCTACAGTGACCAGG tgggtcagaatgtTCCCCAAGGGTCCGGATACCCCAAGAGGAGCCAGACCAGCACGGCCGAAAACAACAtcaaagaggagggaggggtgcagCTACGCAAACCCAACACCCCCGGCGGGCGCAGTGTCCCCCCCTCCAGTCCCCTGCTGGGGAACGCCAACAACCCCAACAAAGCTGATATTCCCAATGGCAAGAAGGGTGTTACCCCCGTCCCCAAT AATAACACTGGCTCAGGCGGGATGACAAGGAGAAATACGTACGTGTGCAGCGACAAGAACGCTACGGACCGGCTCTCTGTCATTCCCAATGGGAAGGAGAAAAG TGTGGCCGTGTCTCCTGGCCAGCGGAACCCTGTGGTGTCCACCCACAGCATCACCAGCGCCACCACGCCCGACAGACTACGTTTCCCACGAGGCACAGCGAGCCGCAGCACCTTCCACGGCGGCCAGCTGAGGGAGCACCGCACGGCCACCTACAATGGGCCCCCAGCCTCACCCACGCTGTCCGACGACGCCGCGCACCTTACCCAGACTCGCAGCCGCGGCTCCAGCAACCTCTTCTCCAAACTCACCTCCAAACTCACCCGCAG GGTCAGTATTGACCCGGCCAAACGGCAGACGGCCAAATCAGGGCCTGCCATCCCTTCTTCCCAGGGAGCAAAGACTCTTA AGCGGAAGATATCGAAAGTTATAGGAAGTCGCAGATGGAGACCTAAAGTAAGGGATCATTTCAACCCTTATGTCCCCACAAGAGTTAGGCTCAACTTTGTATGTCAGAGTTCTGTGTGGAGAGAACAAACTCATATACAACATGGTTACATGGTCACATTCCCTTCTCTCTAG
- the mark3a gene encoding MAP/microtubule affinity-regulating kinase 3a isoform X9, giving the protein MSTKTPLPTVNEKEAESHTAHSNGRQEVTTRSVRSGVRTRNSGADEQPHVGNYRLLKTIGKGNFAKVKLARHILTGREVAIKIIDKTQLNPNSLQKLFREVRIMKLLNHPNIVKLFEVIETERTLYLVMEYASGGEVFDYLVAHGRMKEKEARAKFRQIVSAVQYCHQKHIVHRDLKAENLLLDADMNIKIADFGFSNEFTMGNKLDTFCGSPPYAAPELFQGKKYDGPEVDVWSLGVILYTLVSGSLPFDGQNLKELRERVLRGKYRIPFYMSTDCENLLKRFLVLNPAKRGTFEVRDDSENQIMKDRWINVGSEEDELKPFVEPEQDITDQKRIDVMVGMGFSPEEIQESLAKMKYDEITATYLLLGRKSSELEPSESTSSSNLSLAKPRPTSELNGQSPSHLKVQRNISSNQKQRRYSDQVGQNVPQGSGYPKRSQTSTAENNIKEEGGVQLRKPNTPGGRSVPPSSPLLGNANNPNKADIPNGKKGVTPVPNNNTGSGGMTRRNTYVCSDKNATDRLSVIPNGKEKSVAVSPGQRNPVVSTHSITSATTPDRLRFPRGTASRSTFHGGQLREHRTATYNGPPASPTLSDDAAHLTQTRSRGSSNLFSKLTSKLTRRNMSFRFTKRVSIDPAKRQTAKSGPAIPSSQGAKTLKRKISKVIGSRRWRPKVRDHFNPYVPTRVRLNFVCQSSVWREQTHIQHGYMVTFPSL; this is encoded by the exons ATGTCAACAAAAACTCCACTACCTACGGTCAATGAGAAAGAGGCGGAAAGC cATACGGCTCACAGCAATGGGCGCCAGGAAGTCACCACGCGCTCTGTCCGCTCGGGAGTCCGCACCCGAAACTCTGGTGCCGACGAGCAGCCTCATGTGGGGAACTATCGGCTCCTGAAGACCATTGGGAAGGGCAACTTCGCCAAGGTCAAGCTGGCCCGCCATATCCTCACTggcagagag GTGGCAATAAAGATCATCGACAAGACACAACTAAACCCAAACAGCCTTCAAAAG CTCTTCAGAGAAGTAAGAATAATGAAGCTTTTAAACCACCCAAATATAG TCAAGTTGTTTGAGGTGATCGAGACCGAGAGGACGCTGTACCTGGTGATGGAGTATGCCAGTGGAG GAGAGGTCTTTGACTACCTTGTTGCACACGGAAGGATGAAAGAAAAAGAGGCCAGGGCTAAATTTAGACAG ATCGTATCTGCTGTGCAGTACTGCCACCAGAAGCACATTGTCCATAGAGACCTGAAG GCAGAAAACCTGCTGTTGGATGCAGACATGAACATTAAGATAGCAGACTTTGGTTTCAGTAATGAGTTCACCATGGGGAACAAGCTGGACACGTTCTGTGGCTCCCCACCCTACGCCGCCCCGGAGCTGTTTCAGGGGAAGAAGTACGACGGGCCCGAGGTGGACGTCTGGAGCCTAGGGGTCATCCTTTACACCCTGGTCAGCGGCTCGCTGCCCTTCGATGGGCAGAACCTCAAG gagcTCAGGGAGCGGGTTCTAAGGGGAAAATATCGTATCCCCTTCTACATGTCCACAGATTGCGAGAACCTCCTCAAGCGCTTCCTAGTGCTCAACCCGGCCAAGCGGGGGACTTTCGAGGTGAGGGACGACAGCGAAAAT CAAATCATGAAGGACCGCTGGATCAACGTGGGATCGGAGGAGGACGAGCTTAAGCCTTTTGTAGAACCAGAACAGGACATCACGGATCAGAAGAGAATAG ATGTAATGGTGGGGATGGGCTTCTCTCCAGAGGAGATCCAGGAGTCTCTGGCCAAGATGAAGTATGATGAGATCACTGCCACCTACCTGCTGCTTGGGAGGAAGTCTTCTGAG CTGGAACCCAGTGAGTCAACCTCCAGTAGCAACCTGTCCCTGGCCAAGCCCCGGCCCACCAGCGAGCTCAATGGCCAGTCTCCCTCCCACCTCAAAGTCCAGCGGAACATCTCCTCCAACCAGAAACAGAGACGCTACAGTGACCAGG tgggtcagaatgtTCCCCAAGGGTCCGGATACCCCAAGAGGAGCCAGACCAGCACGGCCGAAAACAACAtcaaagaggagggaggggtgcagCTACGCAAACCCAACACCCCCGGCGGGCGCAGTGTCCCCCCCTCCAGTCCCCTGCTGGGGAACGCCAACAACCCCAACAAAGCTGATATTCCCAATGGCAAGAAGGGTGTTACCCCCGTCCCCAAT AATAACACTGGCTCAGGCGGGATGACAAGGAGAAATACGTACGTGTGCAGCGACAAGAACGCTACGGACCGGCTCTCTGTCATTCCCAATGGGAAGGAGAAAAG TGTGGCCGTGTCTCCTGGCCAGCGGAACCCTGTGGTGTCCACCCACAGCATCACCAGCGCCACCACGCCCGACAGACTACGTTTCCCACGAGGCACAGCGAGCCGCAGCACCTTCCACGGCGGCCAGCTGAGGGAGCACCGCACGGCCACCTACAATGGGCCCCCAGCCTCACCCACGCTGTCCGACGACGCCGCGCACCTTACCCAGACTCGCAGCCGCGGCTCCAGCAACCTCTTCTCCAAACTCACCTCCAAACTCACCCGCAG aaacatgtcattcAGGTTTACCAAAAG GGTCAGTATTGACCCGGCCAAACGGCAGACGGCCAAATCAGGGCCTGCCATCCCTTCTTCCCAGGGAGCAAAGACTCTTA AGCGGAAGATATCGAAAGTTATAGGAAGTCGCAGATGGAGACCTAAAGTAAGGGATCATTTCAACCCTTATGTCCCCACAAGAGTTAGGCTCAACTTTGTATGTCAGAGTTCTGTGTGGAGAGAACAAACTCATATACAACATGGTTACATGGTCACATTCCCTTCTCTCTAG